In the Brevundimonas sp. LM2 genome, CGCGCTCGGGTCCGGCGCGGCGGCAGGCGCTTTACGACACCGGCCTGGCCATGGGTCTGTCCGACAAGGTTGTGGCCCTGTTCTACGAGTCGGTCCTGCATGAGGCGACGTCGGCCATCTGGCTGGAGCGCTGCCGGACCCAGGTGCGGCGGTCGCTGGAGGTGCTGGAGGCCCGCCGTTCCCCGATCACCGGCGCCTGGCTGTCAGGGACCCTGTCCCATGCCGACATCGCCCTGGGCTGTGCCGTGCTGCATGCCCGGGCGGCCCTGACGACGGCGATGCTGCCGGGACTGGCGTGGGAGACCTGGCCGGGCCTGATCGCCCATGCCGGGCGTTGCCAGGACCTGCCGGTGTTCCAGGCCGTCCACCAGCCCTTCACCGGGCCGTCCGGGCGGTAGGGCAGGGAACGGGGCCCTGTGGGCGACGTTCGGCTTCCAACCTTCTGAAGGAGCCTTCGCGATGAAGACCATTCTGACCTTGTCGGCTGTGACCGGCGCGACCCTGTTGCTCGGCGCCTGCGCCACCACCGACGGTTACGCCTCGCGCTGCGAGCGGGACTATGCGGAGAATCAGCGCTACGCCACCGCCAGCGGGGCGGCGCTGGGGGCCCTGGCCGGGGCGGCCATCGCCGGCGACGGCAACCGCGAGCAGGGGGCGGCGATCGGGGCGCTGGCCGGCGGCCTGCTGGGCAATCAGCTGTCGGAGCGCGACGACCCCTGCGGCTACGGCTTCGGCGGCTATAATCGCGACGGCCGCTATGGCTATGAGCGGGTGCCGCAGCGGGGCGACTACGGCTACTACCCGGGTCCCCGCCGCTACTAGATGACCGCATGGATCGCCGGCGCGGGTTTGGTCTAGAAGGCCGAATGTTCCTGCGATTCTGCCTGCTTCTGGTCGTGTTCGTTGGCGGCTGCGCGACTCACCCGGGCACGGTGGATCACGTCCGGTTCGCCGCCGATCGATCGTTCGTTTCCGTACAGACCGATGCCGGGGTCGTGCGCGGCGTGCAGGGCGCGGGGACCCGCGCTTTCTTGGGGGTGCCCTATGCCGCGCCGCCCATCGGGGATCTGCGCTGGCGAGGACCGCGCGCCCCGGAGCCCTGGACCGGTGTCCGCGACGCGACGCGCATCGGTTCGGACTGCACCCAGGCCCTGGGGCGCGAGGCGATCCTGGGCGGGGGCGGCGGGCTGGTGGTGGGGTCCGAGGACTGTCTGTTCGTCAACATCTATGGACCCGTCCCGGATCACGTCCGGGATGACAAGGCCCTGAAGCCGGTCATGGTCTATCTGCACGGCGGAGCCTTCACCATCGGGGCGGGGGCCAACTACGACCCCAGCCGGCTGGCGGTGGAGCAGGACCGGGTCGTCGTCACGGTCAATTTCCGGCTCGGGGCCCTGGGGTGGCTGGCGCTGCCGACGTTCGGGTCGGAAGGCGAGGGCGTGGGCGGCAACTGGGGCCTGATGGACCAGCAGGCGGCGCTGCGCTGGGTCCAGGCCAATATCGCGGCCTTCGGCGGCGACCCCGGGGACGTGACCCTGTTCGCCGAGAGTTCGGGGGCGTGGAGCGCCTGCTATCTGATGGCGTCTCCGGGGTCGGAGGGGCTGTATCACCGCGTGATCCTGCAGAGCGGACCCTGTCTGGAGCCCTCGTCGCTGAACGCGGCGGCGGACCAGGCCGGGCCGGGCGCGTCGTTCGCCGCCAATCTGGGATGTCCGGGGCCGGATGCGGCCGCGTGCCTGCGCCGGACGCCCGCCTGGCGGATCGCGCGCGGGGCCTCGACGCGGTCGGGGATCAACGGGCCGGGATCCTGGGGGCCCGTGTACGGCGACGCCCTGGTGCCGCTGAGCCCGCCCGAGGCCTTCGCACAGGGGGCCTTCACCCGGGTGCCGGTGATCGTCGGATCGAACACCGACGAGGGACGGCTGTTCGCCGTCGAGGTGCGCGACATGGATCGCTACGCGAAGGAGACGCACTGGCTGTACGGCGAGGCCGGCGCGCGGGCGCTGGACCGCTATCCGGTCGGGGCCGAGGGACCGGCCGCGACGATCGCCCAGAGCTTCACCGACAGCCGGTTCGCCTGTCCGGCCGATGCCCTGCGGCGGCTGCTGGCGCGGCACGTGCCCGTGCACGGCTATGAGTTCGCGGACCGGGCGGTGCCCTTCATCCTGCCGGACTGGGTCACGGGTCTGGACATGGGGGCCTATCACGCCAGCGAGCTGGCCTCTGTGTTCGGGACGTCGTGGATCTTCACCGACACCCGGCGCTGGACCCCGGCCCAGCGGTCTTTGTCCGACCGCATGATGGGCCTCTGGGCCGGCCTCGGTCACGATCCGGACTTCGAGACCCGCTGGCCGAAGGTGTCGGACGGTGGCGGGCCGGTCCTGGTGTTCGACCCGACCGGCGACCGGGTCGATGCCACCTTCCACGACCGGCATCAGTGCGGCTTCTGGGGCGGGACGGCGCTGGGGCCGGCGGAGCCTAGCTGAAGATCACTTCGACGCCCGGCTTGACGGCCTTGGCCAGCTGTTCGGCGCTCCAGTTGGTCAGACGGACGCAGCCGCTGGAAGCGGTCTTGGCGATCTTGGACGGCTCGGGCGTGCCGTGGATGCCGTAGGTGTCGCGCGACAGGTCGATCCAGACCGAGCCGACGGGATTGTTCGGCCCGGCGGGGACCACCACCCGCTTGTCGCCCCGGTCGTAGCTGACCCGGCTGGGGTCGTAGGTGTAGTTGGGTTCCGGCGCGACGCCGACGACGGTCAGGCGACCCGTGGGGGCCGGGCGGGCCGTGCTGCCGACGGTGGCGGGATAGAAGGCCAGCAGGGTGCCGTCTTCGCCGAAGGCGCGCAGCGAGCCTTCGGCCTTGTCGATGGCGATGCGGGTGACGGCGGCGGGCAGGGGCTGCTCGGCCACGGCGGGCACGACGAGCGTCTGGCCCGCCTGGGCGAAATTCACCCCGGGGTTCAGCGCCGTCAGCAGGCCCTCGGTGACGTGGAACCGCTCGGCCAGCATTTCCAGCGGCGTGCGGTAGGAGAGGGCGTTCAGCTCGCTCTGGGCCACGAGGTCGGTCGGGATATTGGGCTCGAACGGCCCGGCGATGTCGGCCGCGGTGATGGCATAGGTCGTCATGACCGTGCCGGCGCCCTGGATCAGCCGGGCGAATACCTGATCGTCCAGCTTGCCGTCGACCGGCAGACCGTTCGCCTCTTCGAAGGCCGCCACGGCCTGGGACGTGTTGTCGCCGCCCAGCCCGTCGATGGCTCCGGGGGAAAAGCGGGCGCGCTCCAGCAGGATCTGCGCCCGGATGATCTCGGGGCGGGGCGGGGTGGTCGCGGCCGCGGCCGCCCCTTCGTCGCCGGGGGCGGTCGGCGCCTGCGCGCTGGCGGCGGCGCCAGCGGGCGCGGCCGGGTCCTCCGCCGGCGTCCAGACGGCGCGTTCGATCGCCTGGGCGGACAGGGGTCCGGAGGCCCCGGCCGGGGCGCTGGCCTGGGTCGGCGGCGTCGTGGGCGGACTCTGGGCCGGTTCGGGCGTGTCGCAGGCCGAGAGGGCGACGGAGGCGAGCAGGGCGGAGGCAAGCGACAGGCGGATCATCAACACAACTCTCAGGACTGGACTGAGCCAACCCCCAGCCGCCTTGACCGTTCCGCGAGACCGCGATCGCGACGAGGGAACGGTTGCGCGCGGGCGGCAAATCGGTGTGTAGGTCAGGACCAACGTTAGGATCTCGGTAACCCTATGCGGCGCGCGCTTCACATCGGTCTGTTCATCGGCACGCTGATCGGGGTCTCGGCCTGCGCGACGGCCGACGGGGCGGGCGGTTCGCCGCGTGGGGCCTATGGCTCGGTCGAGGCCGGCCGGACCGGCTGATCCTCCCGCCCAAGGAAATCATGGCGAAAGCGGCCGTCTTCGGCTAACGATGGGGGGCGGACGCCGACTGTCGCGCCGCGCCGGTTCTGCTTCCCCTCAAGATGTTACTCATCGCCATCGTCGTCGTTCTGCTCCTCGTGGTGCTCAACGGCCTGTTCGCCGCGACCGAGATGGCGGTCGTCTCCTCCCGGAAATCCAAGCTCCAGAGCCGCGCCGAACGCGGTGACCGCGGCGCGCGGGCGGCGCTGAAGCTGTCGGAAGACCCGACCCATTTCCTGTCCGCCGTCCAGGTCGGCATCACCTTGATCGGCATTCTGGCCGGTGCCTATGGTCAGGCCGCGATCGCGGGTGAGCTGGACCTGATCCTCGAGGCCGCCTTTCCCGCCCTGGCGGCCTATACCGAGATCTTCTCGACCCTGCTGGTGGTCATCTGCATCACCTATGTGTCGCTGATCGTCGGCGAGCTGGTGCCCAAGCGGCTGGCGCTGATCTTCCCCGAATCGATCGCGGCCAAGATGGCCGCCCCGATCTCGACCGTGGCGATCGTGCTGCATCCGTTCGTGGTCCTGCTGACCGCCTCGACCTCGGGCATCCTGAAGATCATGGGCGTCAGGGATCGCGACGGGTCCGACGTCACCCAGGAGGAGGTCGAGACCATGATCGCCGAGGGTACCTCCGCCGGTCTGATCGAGCCCGAGGAGCAGACCATGATCGAAGAGATCCTGCGTCTGGGGGATCGCCCGATCCGGGTCGCCATGACGCCGCGCCACGAGGTGTTCTGGGTCGCCCTGGACGACTCCGAGGCGGTCCTGCGCGAGGAGGTCCGCACCTGTCCGTATTCGCGCATCGTCGTGGCGCGCGAGAACGACGTCGATAATCCGCTGGGCGTCGTTCACAAGAAGGATCTTCTGGACAGCCTGCTGGACAACGGCGAGTTCAATATCGAGAAGCACGTCCAGACCCCGGCCTTCATCCCTCAGTCGACCTCGGTGCTGAAGGCGCTGGAAATCCTCAAGGCGTCGAAGGTCCACATGGCCTTCCTGGTCGACGAATTCGGCGCGTTCGAGGGCGTGGTCACGGCCACCGATCTGCTGGAGATGATCGCCGGCGACTTCGACGAGGGACACGACGCCAAGGAAGCCCTGATCCGCATGCGCGAGGACGGCAGCTGGCTGGTCGACGGCCAGACCGATCTGGACGAGCTGGCCGACGAACTGGGCGAGGACTTCGGGGAAGCCGAAGGCTTCCACACGGTCGCCGGGCTGGTGCTGCACCACCTGTCGCGCGTGCCGGACGAGGGCGAGATCCTGCAACTGGGCCGGTTCGAGGTCGAGGTCGTGGACATGGACGACCGTCGGATCGACAAGCTGATCTTCAAGCAGCTGGTCAAGGCCGAGGACGAGCGAGACGCCGTCGCGGCCCACCACGATCACTGACGGAGCGGCCGCCTATTCGACCAGACGCACCGCGTTGATCGAGGCGGCGATCCCGGTGAAGGCCGCTTCCAGCGAGGTCGCGTCGGTGGCGTCGAAATAGTGATCGCTGTCGCTGGCGCAGTCGCTCAGCAAGGTTTGGGCGGCCTCTGTATCGACGGCCAGGCCGACCGTGAAGATCTCGATTTCCTTGCTCTTCGCATAGGCGCAGATGCTGGCGACATCGTCATTGGTCGCCCTCTTCTGCGTCGCCGCCGTTGCGGCGTTGGTGGACAGCGTCAGGTGGCGACCATCGCCGGGGTTAAAACGAAGGGTGTTCTCCCCGTCCGTCATCAGCACCAGGATCTTGCGGGGCGCGCGGTTGCCGGGGCTGTACGCCGCGCCCTCGATGAAGGGCTGTGTCGGCGACAGGACGTTCACCCCCCAGATCAAGCCGGACGGAATGTGGGTTTCCGGTCGGTAAGACCCCACGTTGACCACGAGGTTGTCGATGGTGGTCAGCACCGTCGCCTTCTGATCCGTCAGGGTCTGGATCGGATTGAGGCAGGTCTGACTGGTGCCCAGGAAGCCCTTGTAGACTGTTTCGGGGCGGGTGTCGTTCAGACGCAGCGTGCCGGTGTTGCGGGAATAGACGCAGCCGTACCAGCTATAGCGGGTCGTGACGGGGCTGCCGCCCCCCGTGCAGCTTTCCCGGGTCTGCGCCGGGGTGACGGGGGTGGTTCTGCAGGTCTGCGGCGTGGTCCAGCAGGCATAGGATTCCGGCACCCCATCCTTGAAACGGGTGCATGTGCCGCGCACGCCGCCGGTGCAGGTCGTGGTGGTGACGGGCACCTGGGTGCAGACCCGGGGTGACGGCGTGGACGTGGACGAATAGTCAGGCGGAACGCTGATCCAGGACGCGGATCGGTTGCTGGTGCCGACGTTGACGTATTCCGCATAGGGGACCACCCCGAACTTCACATTGTCGACGTCCGTGGTCATCAGGGCGTTCGTCAGAATACGGGCCGAGGACTTAAGGGCGTTGATCCGCGTCGTGGAACCGGCCGAGGCCGACATCGACCATGTATTGTCCAGCACCATGACCAGTTCGACGCCGTCGGCGGCCCCGCGCTCGGCGACAGCATCGACCACCAGCGGCAGACGCGGAATGTTGAAGACGCTGCCGAACAGCGTGTCGACCTCGCCCGTCAGCACCGCCTGCAGGCGTTGACCGGGCTCCTGGGTCACGGCGACCGTGTAGCCCGCGTTGATCCGTTGGCCGCCCTGGTTCAGGTTCGGTTCGAGGTATTGGGTGACGAGGGTCTCCAGCGCGTCGAGCTCCTGGATCCCCGAAGCGGCGCCCGCGAGAACCGCGGCGTCGACGGCATCTTGAGTGACGGAGCGCAGGGCCTGATAGCGAGAGAGATCGATCCCGAAGCCGACCAGCAGGATGATCGCGGGTGCGACGAGCGCGAAGATCAAGGCGACATTGCCCCGTCGATCTTTCAAGAGCCGCCGCAGAGTTCCAAATTTCGAGAGGACACGGAGCAAGGCAGGGCCCCCATTTTTGAGGCCTTCTTCATACGGGTCCGAGGTTAAGAACGCCTTTCTCCGACGCGCCGGGTCCGGAGGCCCGATCCGGGCGCTGCCCGGTCTTGCTTCGACGGTCGCCGCTTGCTAAAGCCCCCGCTCTGGCGAAGCCAACGCGCCTGAGGGTTCGCCCCTCCGGCGCGTTTTAGTTTTGTCCGGACATAGGAGTTTAGCTCAGCTGGTAGAGCACCGGTCTCCAAAACCGGGGGTCGTGGGTTCGAATCCCCCAACTCCTGCCATTTCCCCCCTGTCCTCGCAGCCTGGGCTTCCCCATCTGCGGGGACAGGACCGAATATCGAAACGAGACCCTTAAGGCGATCATGGCCAAGCCCCAGTTCCCCGGCCGTCGCACCGGCAACCCGGCCGCCCGGGCCAAGCCGCAGATCGCGAACGCCGCCGCCGCCTCGACCGTGACCTTGGACGCCCCCGCGCCCAAGAAGCGGACCTCGCCCGGCCAGTTCATCAATCAGGTGCAGGCCGAGGCCAAGAAGATCGTCTGGCCCAGCCGCAAGGAGACCTGGATCACCTCGGTCATGGTGTTCATCATGGTCGCCATCGCGGTCGTCTTCTTCTGGGCCGTCGACACCGCCCTGGGCTGGCTGTCGACCATCATCCTCGCCATCGGCCAATAATCAACAAGGAGACGCGCCCATGACGGATGCAGCGCCCGACACCAAAGTCGCCTCGAACCCGCGGCACAAGTGGTACATCGTCCACGCCTATTCGAACTTCGAGAAGAAGGTCGCCCAGCATATCCGCGACCAGGCCAAGCAGCGTGATCTGGAGGAATGCTTCTCCGAGATCCTGGTGCCGACCGAGGACGTCGTCGAGATCCGCCGCGGCCGCAAGGTCAACTCGGAGCGCAAATTCTTCCCCGGCTACGTCCTGGTGAAGATGGAGCTGACCGACGACGCCTATCACCTGGTCAAGGATACGCCCAAGGTCACGGGCTTCCTGGGTGCCGCGGGCGGCACCAAGCCGCTGCCGGTCAGTGAGCGCGAAGTCCAGGCCATCATCGGGGCCGTGGAAGAGGGCGTCGAGCGTCCGAAGCCCACGATCCGCTTCGACATCGGCGAGACCGTCAAGGTCATCGACGGACCCTTCGCCAGCTTCGACGGCCAGGTGGAGAGCGTCGACGAGGACGCCGCCCGCCTGCGCGTCGCCGTGTCGATCTTCGGCCGGCCGACGCCGGTGGATCTGGAATACAGCCAGGTCGAGAAGAACGCGGCTTAAGCAGGAGGGGCGGTCTCCCTCCCCTTGCGGGGGAGGGGTGTCGCGAAGCGACGGGGTGGGGGCGGCTCGGCGACGAGCCGCCTTTTTGCTGGTCGGAGTCCGGGTCGCCCGGCCGCCCCCGCCCGGTCTCCGCTGCGCTTCGACCACCCTCCCCGAACGGGGAGGGAGAGGCGCATTGCCTCCCTTAGCCGCCTCTGCTACACGCGCGCCTCCCGTGGCTCCGGCCTCGGGACAAATCCGTGGGAGGCAGCCATGCCGCACCACGGCTCACCGGTCCCGACTAGCGTCGGGGTCATTCACAGGAGAGACCAATGGCCAAGAAGATTCTGGGCTATATCAAGCTGCAGGTGCCGGCCGGTTCGGCCACGCCTTCCCCCCCGATCGGGCCCGCACTGGGTCAACGGGGCGTGAACATCATGGGCTTCGTCAAGGAGTTCAACGCGCGCACCGAGAAGGAAGTGAAGGGCACGCCCCTGCCGACCGTGATCACTGTCTATCAGGACAAGAGCTTCACCTTCGTCACCAAGACCCCGCCGGCCACCCACTACATCAAACAGGCCGTGGGCATCACCTCGGGCGCCAAGCTGACGGGCCGCGAGACGGTCGGTTCGATCACCCGCACCCAGCTGCGCGAGATCGCCGAGAAGAAGATGAAGGACCTTAACGCCAACGATCTGGATGCCGCCGCGCGCATCATCGAAGGTTCCGCCAAGGCCATCGGCCTGAACATTGTGGAGGCCTGACCATGAGCAAGCCCACCAAGCGTATGAAGGCGTTCAACGCCGACACCCTGGCCCTGATGACCGTCTCCGACGCCATTGCGGCCGTGAAGGCCAATGCCTCGGCCAAGTTCGACGAGTCGATCGAGATCGCCGTCAACCTGGGCGTCGATCCCCGCCATGCCGACCAGCAGGTCCGTGGCGTGGTCAACCTGCCGTCCGGCACCGGCCGTGACGTTCGCGTCGCCGTCTTCGCCAAGGACGCCAAGGCTGCTGAAGCCCTGGCCGCCGGCGCCGACATCGTGGGCGCCGAGGATCTGTACGAGAAGATCAACGGCGGCTTCATGGACTTCGACCGCGTCATCGCGTCCCCGGACATGATGGCCCTGGTCGGTCGTCTGGGTAAGGTGCTGGGCCCGCGCGGCCTGATGCCGAACCCCAAGGTCGGCACCGTGACCCCGAACGTCGCCCAGGCCGTCAAGGACGCCAAGGGCGGTGCGGTCGAGTTCCGCGTCGAGAAGGCCGGTATCGCTCACGGCGGCATCGGCAAGGCCTCCTTTACCCAGGAAGCCCTCGAGGCCAACGTCCGCGCCTATGTCGACGCCCTGCAACGCGCCCGTCCGACCGGCGCCAAGGGCACCTACGTCAAGCGCATCAGCCTGTCGTCCACCATGGGCCCGGGCATCAAGATCGATCCGGCCTCCATCTCGGCCTGATCCATCGACTTCGGTCGATAGGATATGAGGGCGGCGACCGCAGGGTCGCCGCCCTTTTTTCTTGCGTATTGCTCGTTCGGCTAGACGAAGCTAGGCTTTGGCTAGCCGGAGAAACGCCATGGCCTTTCACGTCCGAGATAAGGAGACCGATGCGCTGGTGCGGGAGCTTGCCCTGCGGCGTGGGGTTGGTCTGACAGAGGCTGTCAGGCTAGCCGTCGAGGGGGAGCTTGCACGTCAGGGGCGCGAAGTCGCAGAAAAGCGCGCGCGCGTTAGTGCCCTTCTCAATGAAGTCGATGCCTGGCCGCGCACGGGACTGAAAGCCGATAAGGCCTTCTTTGATGAACTATCCGGGGACTGATGTTCATCGACGCGTCAGCCTTCTGCGCTGTCCTGTTGGGAGAGCCGGAGCGCGACCTTCTCTTGGAGCAGATGATCTCGGCCAGCCACGCCTACACGTCCGCCATAGCTGTGTGGGAGACTGTCAGGGCGCTGTCCCGTGAGGCTGATCGGGAAATCCAGCAGGCGTCGATGATGGTCGAGACCCTTGTTGACGCCATAGACGCGGAATTGGTGGCCATCGGCATGGCGGAGCAACGGCTTGCCGTCGAAGCCTTCGAGCGATTTGGAAAAGGACGGCATCCGGCGGCGCTGAATATGGGCGACTGTTTCGCCTACGCCTGCGCTCGTCGTCTGAATGTGCCTCTACTTTTCAAGGGCAACGACTTTTCCAGGACGGACATCGGCGTCGTCGGTTGATTTCCCGCCCCGCTCATGTATAGAGCGCCACTTCCCGTCGAGACCCCGGTCCCGACGGTCCTGTCCGAGAACTTCGGGGCGAGGGGGCCACCCTTGCCATAAATGCTGGAGAGCCCTCCAGCGCCGTGGGGAGATGGGGATGCAGACGACGCACGGTCGGCCCGGGATTCCGGGACGGACCCCCGTCAGAGCCTCCTTCGGACATTGCTACCCGGCCTGAACGCTTCGCGGCGACGCGTGGCGCATGGGTCGTCTCGACGTCGGGAATAAGCCCGGCGGCGAACCTCAAGACTGGAGACCGCAATGGATCGCGCACAAAAAGCCGAGTCGATCGAGTCGCTGAAAGGCGTCTTCGCCGAGGCTGGCAGCGTGGTCGTGGCCCACAACCTGGGCCTGACCGTTGCGGAAATGGAAGACCTGCGGGGCCGTCTGCGCACCGCCGGTGGATCGTTCAAGGTGGTCAAGAACCGCCTGGCGCTGAAGGCGCTCGAGGCGGACGACGGCAGCGACTACCACGGCCTGTTCAAGGGTCCCGTGGGCATCGCCTATGCCGACAACCCCGCCACGGCCGCCAAGGTGACGACCGAGTTCGCCAAGGGCAATGACCGTTTCGTCATCGTCGGTGGCTTCATGGGCGACACCGTCGTCGATCCGAAGGGCGTGGACAGCCTGTCCAAACTGCCGACGCTCGACGAAATCCGCGCCTCGCTGCTCGGCCTGCTCAACGCCCCCGCGACCAAGATCGCCGGCGTCGTGCAAGCCCCGGCTGCCCAACTGGCCCGAGTGTTCAACGCCTATGCCACCAAGGAAGCCGCGTAAGCGACCTCTCTTCCATCTCTGCAAACCCTCTCTAACCAACCCAATCCTCCGAAGGAAAACTGACCATGGCCGACCTGTCCAAGATCGTCGACGACCTGTCCTCGCTGACCGTCCTCGAAGCCGCCGAACTGTCCAAGCTGCTGGAAGAAAAGTGGGGCGTCAGCGCCGCTGCTCCGGTCGCGATGGCGATGCCCGCCGGTGGCGGTGCCGCTGCTCCGGCTGAAGCCGCCGAAGAGCAAACCGAATTCACCGTCGTGCTCGTCTCGGGCGGCGACAAGAAGATCAACGTCATCAAGGAAGTCCGTGGCGTGCGTTCGGACCTGGGTCTGAAGGAAGCCAAGGACCTGGTCGAAGGCGCTCCGCAGAACGTCGTCGAGAACGTCTCCAAGCAGAACGCCGACGAAGTCGCCAAGAAGCTGACCGAAGCCGGCGCGACCGTCCAGATCAAGTAAGCGACGTCTCAGCCCTGCTGAGATCAAAGGCCCGGCGGGAAACCGCCGGGCCTTTTCGTGTCTGGAGCCCCGGAAAGGTCTTCGCACGGCTTTGCAGGAGCGGTGCGGCCTCCCCATCTGTCGCCCTCAACAGGAGACCGCAGATGAATATCCTCATGGTGCTGACGTCGCACGACCAACTCGGCGACACGGGCAAGAAGACCGGCTTCTGGCTGGAGGAGTTCGCGGCGCCCTACTATGCGCTGAAGGACGCCGGGGCCGAGATCGTACTGGCCTCGCCCAAGGGCGGGCAGCCGCCGCTGGACCCCAAGAGTGACGAACCCGACGCCCAGAGCGAGGACACCCATCGCTTCAAGGCCGACCCCGAGGCCCAGGCGGCCTTGGCGTCGACGGTCGTGCTGTCGTCGGTCAAGGCCGAGGATTTCGACGCCGTCTTCTATCCGGGCGGACACGGGCCGCTGTGGGACCTGGCCAATGACGCGGACTCCATCGCCCTGATCGAGGCCTTCGCCCAGGCCGACAAACCGACCGGTTTCGTCTGCCACGCGCCGGGCGTGCTGAAGTCGGTCAAGGCCGCGGACGGCAAGGCGCTGGTCGACGGGCGCAAGGTGACGGGCTTCACCAACACCGAGGAAGAGGCCGTAGGCCTGACCGACGTGGTGCCCTTCCTGGTCGAGAACGTGCTGATCGCCAACGGCGGCGACTATTCCAAGGGTCCGGACTGGGGCTCCTATGTGCTGGTCGACGGCAAGCTGGTGACCGGCCAGAACCCGGGCTCGTCGCGCGAGGCGGCCGAGGCCCTGCTGGGTCTGCTCAAGGCCT is a window encoding:
- the rplJ gene encoding 50S ribosomal protein L10 encodes the protein MDRAQKAESIESLKGVFAEAGSVVVAHNLGLTVAEMEDLRGRLRTAGGSFKVVKNRLALKALEADDGSDYHGLFKGPVGIAYADNPATAAKVTTEFAKGNDRFVIVGGFMGDTVVDPKGVDSLSKLPTLDEIRASLLGLLNAPATKIAGVVQAPAAQLARVFNAYATKEAA
- a CDS encoding type 1 glutamine amidotransferase domain-containing protein gives rise to the protein MNILMVLTSHDQLGDTGKKTGFWLEEFAAPYYALKDAGAEIVLASPKGGQPPLDPKSDEPDAQSEDTHRFKADPEAQAALASTVVLSSVKAEDFDAVFYPGGHGPLWDLANDADSIALIEAFAQADKPTGFVCHAPGVLKSVKAADGKALVDGRKVTGFTNTEEEAVGLTDVVPFLVENVLIANGGDYSKGPDWGSYVLVDGKLVTGQNPGSSREAAEALLGLLKA
- the rplL gene encoding 50S ribosomal protein L7/L12, translated to MADLSKIVDDLSSLTVLEAAELSKLLEEKWGVSAAAPVAMAMPAGGGAAAPAEAAEEQTEFTVVLVSGGDKKINVIKEVRGVRSDLGLKEAKDLVEGAPQNVVENVSKQNADEVAKKLTEAGATVQIK
- a CDS encoding type II toxin-antitoxin system VapC family toxin, which encodes MFIDASAFCAVLLGEPERDLLLEQMISASHAYTSAIAVWETVRALSREADREIQQASMMVETLVDAIDAELVAIGMAEQRLAVEAFERFGKGRHPAALNMGDCFAYACARRLNVPLLFKGNDFSRTDIGVVG